The following coding sequences lie in one Halomonas sp. 'Soap Lake #6' genomic window:
- the fba gene encoding class II fructose-bisphosphate aldolase (catalyzes the reversible aldol condensation of dihydroxyacetonephosphate and glyceraldehyde 3-phosphate in the Calvin cycle, glycolysis, and/or gluconeogenesis) gives MALISMRQMLDHAAEYGYGIPAFNVNNLEQMRAIMEAADATDSPVIVQASAGARKYAGAPFLRHLILAAVEEFPHIPVVMHQDHGTSPAVCQRSIQLGFSSVMMDGSLGEDGKTPMDYDYNVDVTRRAVEMAHACGVSVEGELGCLGSLETGMAGEEDGIGAEGKLDMEQMLTDPEEAADFVKATHVDALAIAIGTSHGAYKFTKPPTGDTLSIQRIKEIHARIPDTHLVMHGSSSVPQEWLEVINQYGGQIPETYGVPVEEIIEGIKYGVRKVNIDTDLRLASTGAVRRFMAENPSEFDPRKFLKETVTAMRDLCIARYEAFGTAGNASKIKPISLEAMFERYARGELAPKVK, from the coding sequence ATGGCTTTGATCAGCATGCGTCAAATGCTCGACCACGCTGCCGAATATGGCTACGGCATTCCGGCATTCAACGTTAATAACCTTGAGCAGATGCGCGCCATTATGGAAGCTGCCGATGCCACTGACTCCCCGGTCATCGTGCAAGCCTCCGCAGGTGCACGCAAATACGCCGGCGCTCCTTTCCTGCGCCACCTGATTTTGGCAGCAGTGGAAGAGTTCCCACATATCCCAGTGGTTATGCACCAGGACCACGGTACCAGTCCTGCCGTCTGCCAGCGCTCCATCCAGTTAGGCTTCTCCTCAGTGATGATGGATGGCTCCCTGGGCGAAGACGGTAAAACCCCCATGGACTATGACTACAACGTCGACGTTACCCGTCGTGCAGTAGAAATGGCCCATGCTTGCGGCGTTTCTGTCGAAGGGGAGCTAGGTTGCCTAGGCAGCCTGGAAACCGGCATGGCAGGCGAGGAAGACGGCATCGGTGCCGAAGGTAAGCTGGATATGGAGCAAATGCTAACCGATCCAGAAGAAGCCGCCGACTTTGTTAAAGCGACCCATGTCGATGCTCTTGCAATCGCTATTGGCACCAGCCACGGCGCTTATAAGTTCACTAAGCCACCGACTGGCGATACCCTCTCAATTCAGCGTATTAAAGAGATCCATGCGCGCATTCCGGATACTCACCTCGTTATGCACGGCTCCTCTTCTGTGCCGCAAGAGTGGCTAGAAGTGATCAACCAATACGGTGGTCAGATTCCGGAAACGTACGGCGTGCCGGTAGAAGAGATCATCGAAGGTATTAAATACGGTGTTCGTAAGGTAAACATCGATACCGATTTACGCCTTGCCTCAACCGGTGCTGTACGGCGCTTCATGGCTGAAAACCCCTCAGAATTCGATCCACGTAAATTCTTGAAAGAAACCGTCACTGCAATGCGTGACCTTTGTATCGCACGCTACGAGGCCTTTGGCACAGCGGGTAATGCCAGCAAAATCAAGCCTATCAGCTTAGAAGCGATGTTCGAACGCTACGCACGTGGCGAACTGGCACCTAAGGTGAAATAA
- a CDS encoding LrgB family protein: MPASLLSTLTATPLFAVGLTLAAFLLGSALFNRLHKPSWLPAILIAALLLAATLAILRVPYATYQQGAIWLTILLGPATVALGMPLYQQLPRIGELWRPLMVCLPIAAMLAASYALMIAWLMGSSPQILASIAAKSVTAPIAIGITEQLGGSVALLMGALLLTGVVTIPLVGLGAKLLNIDDERIIGFALGLNGHAIGTVRAFELSPTAGAFASLGMSLTGILTALLLPLAWRLLGIGS, encoded by the coding sequence ATGCCCGCTAGTTTACTTAGCACCTTAACCGCGACCCCTTTATTTGCCGTGGGGCTAACACTAGCCGCCTTCTTACTTGGCAGTGCGCTCTTCAATCGTCTGCATAAACCCTCATGGCTCCCGGCTATTTTAATTGCCGCACTGCTGTTAGCTGCCACACTTGCCATACTCAGGGTGCCCTACGCCACTTATCAACAGGGGGCTATTTGGCTTACGATTCTCTTAGGCCCCGCCACGGTTGCCCTGGGTATGCCGCTCTACCAACAGTTGCCACGCATTGGTGAGCTATGGCGACCACTGATGGTATGCCTGCCTATCGCGGCCATGCTTGCCGCCAGCTATGCCCTCATGATTGCTTGGTTGATGGGCAGTAGCCCGCAGATACTGGCCTCCATTGCTGCTAAGTCGGTGACTGCCCCTATTGCGATCGGTATTACCGAGCAGCTTGGTGGTAGTGTTGCGTTACTAATGGGGGCATTGCTGCTGACGGGCGTCGTCACGATTCCCTTGGTCGGCCTAGGAGCGAAACTGTTAAATATCGACGATGAACGCATTATTGGCTTTGCACTTGGCCTCAATGGCCATGCAATTGGCACGGTGCGGGCATTTGAGCTCAGCCCAACGGCGGGGGCATTTGCCTCGCTGGGCATGAGCCTAACCGGTATCTTAACCGCCCTGCTGCTACCACTCGCTTGGCGGCTGCTCGGCATAGGTAGCTGA
- a CDS encoding phosphoglycerate kinase, producing the protein MNVQKMIDLSLEGQRVLIREDLNVPIKHGHVSSDARLRAALPTIQAAAKTGAKVMLMSHLGRPTEGEPNEEFSLAPVAKRLGELLGRPVTLIKEYLDAALDLANGEVVLLENVRFNRGEKSDDEQLAKQYAALCDVFVMDAFGTAHRAQASTHGVAHFAPQACAGPLLAQELDALEKALANPARPMAAIVGGSKVSTKLDVLTALSEKCDQLIVGGGIANTFIAAAGYNVGKSLYEADLIGQAKALMEKVAIPLPTDVVVATEFSESAEAVVKPVDQVADDEMILDIGPDTAAHLANLLKDAGTILWNGPVGVFEIDQFGKGTQVIAQAIADSAGFSIAGGGDTLAAIDKYAIAERVSYISTGGGAFLEYVEGKQLPAVAALEAAAQRG; encoded by the coding sequence ATGAACGTGCAAAAAATGATCGATCTGTCCCTGGAAGGGCAGCGCGTGCTGATTCGTGAAGATTTGAATGTCCCCATTAAGCATGGTCATGTTTCCAGCGATGCACGCCTGCGGGCTGCGCTTCCGACCATTCAGGCGGCAGCTAAAACGGGGGCCAAGGTAATGCTAATGAGCCACTTAGGCCGCCCCACCGAAGGTGAACCTAACGAGGAGTTTTCCCTTGCACCAGTTGCCAAGCGCTTAGGGGAACTACTAGGCCGTCCCGTTACGCTTATCAAAGAGTATCTGGATGCCGCGCTAGATCTGGCTAATGGCGAAGTCGTTTTACTTGAGAATGTGCGCTTTAATCGTGGTGAGAAAAGCGATGATGAACAGCTGGCTAAACAGTACGCTGCACTCTGTGACGTGTTTGTGATGGATGCCTTCGGTACTGCTCACCGCGCCCAGGCATCAACCCACGGTGTCGCCCATTTTGCCCCACAAGCCTGCGCAGGCCCGCTACTTGCCCAAGAACTTGATGCCCTTGAAAAGGCGTTAGCTAACCCAGCCCGCCCCATGGCAGCAATTGTCGGCGGCTCAAAAGTCTCTACCAAATTAGACGTGCTCACCGCACTTTCCGAAAAGTGCGATCAGCTCATTGTCGGCGGCGGCATCGCCAACACCTTTATTGCTGCAGCAGGCTATAATGTAGGCAAATCACTCTACGAAGCAGATTTAATCGGCCAAGCAAAAGCATTGATGGAAAAAGTCGCCATCCCGCTGCCAACAGACGTTGTCGTTGCCACCGAGTTTTCAGAGTCTGCCGAAGCAGTGGTAAAACCGGTTGACCAGGTCGCTGACGACGAAATGATTTTGGATATCGGACCGGATACCGCCGCTCACCTTGCCAACCTGTTGAAAGACGCAGGCACCATTTTGTGGAACGGGCCGGTGGGTGTGTTTGAGATTGATCAGTTTGGCAAAGGTACCCAGGTAATTGCTCAGGCGATCGCCGATAGCGCAGGTTTCTCTATTGCTGGTGGCGGTGATACCTTAGCGGCCATTGATAAATATGCGATTGCTGAGCGTGTTTCCTATATTTCCACCGGCGGCGGTGCATTTCTTGAATACGTTGAAGGTAAGCAACTGCCTGCCGTCGCCGCGCTCGAAGCAGCTGCCCAACGCGGTTAA
- the ligB gene encoding NAD-dependent DNA ligase LigB — protein MQTGRKISGCGLLVMWLMGVTLSAQADQCPDWSRERLALESQALAEHIEIWDRAYHDQGESLIDDELYDQTVARLTNWQACLGEQVPHQPLTRVTSSRGTLDHPFAQTGLNKVDDDGVRRFTSRRDDLWIQPKVDGVAVTLRYQGGELVDAVSRGDGERGQDWTARAQQIPAVPNALLSPLSVVLQGELYWRLEDHIQARNPTTGARGAVAGAMAQASPTSQTLEQIGLFVWDWPDGPTDMATRLAELTALGFDTADYTHHLNEQRDATYWRETWFNSPLPFATDGVVLKQAERPGVRRWSSTPPEWAVAWKYPTQQALAQVRGVEFRIGRTGRVTPLLWLYPVTLEGRRISRVSLGSLERWQAWDVRPGDQVAVTLAGLTIPQVTEVVWQTRERATLSAPSPERYHLLSCFTLTSGCEAQFLARLGFLSDQLGMQGVGEGTWQALIEAGVVTELLGWMDVTPAQLRQAQGIGEVRAAALEAQFNAARAAPYSAWLAALGMPPGANARLGDWDTLAGYSRADWQSASGVGAMRAAALAAFFSHLEIQHMAARLQQAGVDGF, from the coding sequence ATGCAGACGGGGCGAAAAATCAGTGGATGTGGTTTGCTAGTGATGTGGCTGATGGGTGTCACCTTATCCGCACAGGCTGACCAGTGTCCAGATTGGTCACGGGAGCGGCTGGCGCTTGAGAGCCAGGCGTTGGCGGAACACATCGAAATATGGGATCGCGCCTACCATGACCAGGGCGAGTCGCTGATTGATGATGAACTCTACGATCAAACGGTGGCACGCCTAACCAACTGGCAAGCTTGTTTAGGGGAGCAGGTGCCTCACCAACCGCTAACCAGAGTGACCAGCAGTCGAGGCACGCTGGATCACCCATTTGCACAAACCGGTTTGAACAAAGTTGATGATGATGGCGTACGGCGTTTTACCAGCCGCCGAGATGACCTATGGATTCAGCCTAAGGTGGATGGCGTCGCGGTCACGCTACGCTATCAAGGCGGTGAATTAGTCGACGCCGTTAGCCGCGGGGATGGTGAACGTGGCCAGGACTGGACGGCTCGCGCCCAGCAGATTCCTGCTGTACCCAATGCACTGCTCTCACCGCTCTCCGTGGTACTCCAGGGCGAGCTTTATTGGCGCTTGGAGGACCATATTCAGGCCCGAAACCCTACAACAGGCGCCCGCGGTGCAGTGGCGGGTGCCATGGCGCAGGCATCGCCGACGAGTCAAACCCTTGAGCAAATTGGGCTGTTTGTTTGGGATTGGCCTGATGGGCCTACTGATATGGCTACAAGGCTCGCTGAGTTAACCGCACTGGGTTTTGATACTGCTGATTATACCCACCACTTAAATGAGCAACGCGATGCCACCTACTGGCGGGAAACGTGGTTTAACAGTCCACTACCCTTTGCCACCGATGGTGTTGTCCTCAAACAAGCTGAGCGCCCTGGCGTACGTCGCTGGTCATCAACGCCACCCGAATGGGCAGTTGCTTGGAAATATCCTACTCAGCAGGCGCTGGCTCAGGTACGCGGTGTGGAATTTCGCATTGGGCGGACTGGGAGGGTGACACCGCTCCTATGGCTCTATCCAGTGACATTAGAGGGACGGCGCATCAGTCGCGTTTCATTAGGTTCGCTGGAGCGCTGGCAGGCTTGGGATGTTCGGCCTGGTGATCAGGTGGCAGTAACGCTAGCAGGGCTGACGATCCCACAAGTTACTGAGGTCGTATGGCAAACACGCGAGCGGGCCACGCTAAGTGCCCCCTCCCCGGAGCGCTACCACTTACTGAGCTGCTTTACGTTGACCTCTGGTTGTGAAGCGCAGTTTTTGGCAAGGCTGGGCTTTTTAAGCGACCAGCTGGGTATGCAAGGAGTGGGGGAGGGCACTTGGCAAGCGCTAATCGAAGCAGGTGTTGTCACTGAGTTACTTGGCTGGATGGACGTTACTCCTGCGCAGTTGCGGCAAGCACAAGGCATTGGAGAAGTGCGCGCCGCAGCATTAGAAGCGCAATTTAATGCTGCTCGGGCTGCTCCCTATTCGGCATGGTTAGCCGCTCTGGGTATGCCGCCAGGTGCCAACGCCCGCCTGGGTGATTGGGATACGTTGGCAGGTTATTCACGAGCGGACTGGCAGTCTGCATCCGGCGTAGGAGCAATGCGAGCCGCGGCGCTGGCCGCGTTTTTCAGCCACTTAGAGATACAGCACATGGCAGCACGACTTCAGCAGGCGGGGGTGGATGGCTTTTAA
- a CDS encoding CidA/LrgA family protein, whose product MPALNGLLWLISYWLIGEVVIHFSGLPISSGVVGMLLLCATLAIIGRVPASIAAAAQPLIALLAMLIMPGVVGVFFMLDELAGEWLAILTALLLGTLLSVITTLWLLKRLMERPNAR is encoded by the coding sequence ATGCCCGCGTTAAACGGTCTGCTATGGCTAATTAGCTACTGGCTGATCGGAGAAGTGGTGATCCACTTCTCCGGCCTGCCTATTTCTTCCGGCGTGGTTGGCATGCTGCTGCTCTGCGCCACCCTTGCCATTATCGGACGCGTACCGGCAAGTATTGCGGCAGCAGCCCAGCCATTGATAGCACTGCTAGCCATGCTGATTATGCCCGGTGTGGTTGGGGTGTTTTTTATGCTTGATGAATTAGCTGGCGAATGGCTCGCCATTCTTACAGCGCTCCTGCTAGGAACACTGCTTAGCGTTATCACTACTCTATGGCTACTCAAGCGGCTCATGGAACGCCCTAATGCCCGCTAG
- a CDS encoding AEC family transporter, which translates to MDLAPSALMGPLLMLLGYVGLGFIAAQRLKIDPRPIATLLVYLIAPLTIFRALMNGGPTIEYLALTLALFILVSTMALLVRRVTQHRFGPQEGALLAFSSGTGNTGYFGLPVALILLPPEGVTLYLFCMLGINLYEFTVGFYLSARGHFSVRQSLIKIARLPLIYAFLIALLLSALNVTLPTALMSSLEVFPATYTLLGMMIIGMTLSQVTLSAWDTRFVTACVGLRYLLWPLVMLAAVLVLQQIAPLAPELAMALLLLGVVPMASNVVVVAMELGIQPQKGALAVLTTTLLAPLLIPLYLGLMLRLTGLG; encoded by the coding sequence ATGGATTTAGCGCCAAGTGCCCTTATGGGGCCATTGCTGATGTTATTAGGATATGTTGGGCTGGGCTTTATTGCCGCGCAGCGCCTGAAAATCGACCCACGGCCCATCGCCACGTTGCTGGTGTACCTGATTGCACCGCTAACGATTTTTCGCGCGCTGATGAACGGCGGCCCTACGATAGAGTATCTAGCACTGACGTTGGCGCTGTTTATTCTTGTGAGCACTATGGCACTGCTCGTACGCAGGGTTACCCAGCACCGCTTTGGGCCTCAAGAGGGCGCGCTGCTGGCGTTTTCCTCCGGCACTGGCAATACCGGCTACTTTGGGCTTCCGGTAGCGCTTATTTTACTACCACCAGAGGGTGTGACTCTTTATCTCTTCTGCATGCTGGGCATTAATCTGTACGAATTTACGGTGGGCTTCTATTTAAGCGCACGCGGCCACTTTTCAGTGCGCCAAAGCTTAATCAAAATCGCTCGCCTGCCACTTATCTATGCCTTTCTTATAGCGCTGCTACTGAGTGCACTCAACGTCACGCTGCCCACCGCACTAATGAGCTCCCTGGAAGTATTTCCTGCCACCTACACGCTGTTGGGCATGATGATCATCGGTATGACCCTTAGCCAGGTTACGCTGTCCGCGTGGGATACCCGGTTTGTCACCGCCTGCGTAGGGTTACGCTACCTGCTATGGCCACTAGTCATGCTAGCGGCAGTGCTTGTGCTGCAACAGATCGCGCCACTGGCCCCTGAGCTTGCCATGGCCCTATTACTGCTAGGCGTTGTGCCCATGGCATCTAATGTGGTGGTAGTTGCCATGGAATTGGGGATTCAACCACAAAAGGGCGCACTCGCGGTACTCACCACTACGCTACTGGCGCCACTGCTGATACCACTTTATCTAGGTCTTATGCTTCGCCTAACCGGGCTGGGTTAA
- the metK gene encoding methionine adenosyltransferase translates to MSEYSLFTSESVSEGHPDKIADQISDAVLDAIIARDKQARVACETMVKTGVAIIAGEITTSAWVDLEALVRDVITDIGYTSSHVGFDGATCGVINLIGKQSVDIAQGVDRSKPEDQGAGDQGLMFGYATNETDSFMPAPIHYAHRLVERQAELRKNGLLPWLRPDAKSQVTFRYNAEGQPCGVDAVVLSTQHDPEIDQEDLRKMVKREIVEQVIPAEWLDENTQYHINPTGKFVIGGPVGDCGLTGRKIIVDTYGGMARHGGGAFSGKDPSKVDRSAAYAGRYVAKNVVAAGLADKCEIQVSYAIGVAEPTSVSIDTFGTGKIDDAKIVALVREHFDLRPYAITKMLDLLHPMYRLTSAYGHFGREPFEHSYSWVDDKGQVHKETFTAFPWEKTDKAEALHQAAGL, encoded by the coding sequence ATGAGCGAATATTCCCTGTTTACCTCCGAGTCTGTCTCAGAAGGCCATCCTGATAAGATTGCCGACCAGATTTCCGACGCGGTACTAGATGCCATTATCGCCCGTGACAAACAGGCTCGTGTTGCCTGTGAAACCATGGTGAAAACAGGCGTGGCAATTATTGCGGGTGAGATTACTACGTCTGCGTGGGTGGACCTGGAAGCGCTGGTGCGTGATGTGATTACCGATATCGGTTACACCTCATCCCACGTAGGCTTCGATGGGGCTACTTGCGGAGTGATTAACCTGATTGGCAAGCAGAGCGTCGATATTGCTCAGGGCGTTGATCGCTCTAAGCCAGAAGATCAGGGTGCCGGTGATCAGGGGTTAATGTTTGGTTACGCGACCAACGAAACCGACTCTTTTATGCCTGCGCCAATCCACTACGCGCACCGTTTGGTCGAGCGTCAGGCCGAACTGCGTAAAAACGGCCTGCTGCCGTGGCTGCGGCCGGATGCCAAAAGCCAGGTTACCTTCCGCTATAACGCTGAAGGCCAACCATGTGGCGTCGATGCGGTTGTGCTATCTACCCAGCATGACCCTGAAATCGATCAGGAAGACCTGCGCAAAATGGTTAAGCGTGAAATCGTTGAGCAGGTGATTCCCGCTGAGTGGCTGGATGAAAATACCCAATACCATATTAATCCGACTGGAAAGTTTGTGATTGGTGGTCCTGTGGGCGACTGCGGTTTAACCGGCCGTAAAATTATCGTCGATACCTACGGTGGTATGGCACGTCACGGCGGTGGCGCGTTTTCGGGTAAAGATCCCTCCAAAGTTGACCGCAGTGCAGCTTACGCTGGCCGTTACGTAGCTAAAAACGTGGTAGCGGCAGGGCTTGCCGACAAGTGTGAAATTCAAGTCTCTTACGCTATCGGTGTTGCTGAGCCGACCTCAGTATCCATTGATACCTTTGGTACTGGTAAAATCGATGACGCAAAAATCGTTGCTCTAGTACGTGAGCATTTTGATCTGCGTCCTTACGCGATTACCAAGATGCTCGACCTGCTGCACCCGATGTACCGCCTTACCTCTGCCTATGGCCACTTTGGGCGTGAGCCGTTTGAGCATAGCTATAGCTGGGTAGACGACAAAGGCCAAGTGCATAAAGAGACATTTACGGCCTTCCCGTGGGAAAAAACCGATAAAGCTGAGGCTCTACATCAGGCTGCCGGTCTGTAA
- the tkt gene encoding transketolase — protein sequence MPSRFELANAIRALSMDAVQKAKSGHPGAPMGMADIAEVLWNDYLKHNPEDPKWVDRDRFVLSNGHGSMLLYSLLHLSGYELSLEQLQNFRQLHSSTAGHPEFGYAPGIETTTGPLGQGFANAVGFAIAEKTLAAQFNRPGHAIVDHHTWCFLGDGCLMEGISHEAASLAGTQQLGKLIALYDDNGISIDGEVEGWFTDDTAKRFEAYGWHVVPNVDGHKPEEIKAAIELAKSHDDKPSLIICKTIIGFGAPNKQGKEEAHGAPLGDEEVALARKQLGWEHAPFHIPESIYSKWDARNAGKTRQQEWEARFARYTEAFPTEAREFKRRMKAQLPNDLTTEALIEQAQEKGESIATRKASFEALNVIGPQMPELLGGSADLAPSNLTFWKGAKAITPEDASGNYLHYGVREFGMGAVMNGIALHGGFIPYGATFLIFMEYMRNAVRMAALMGQQAIYVFTHDSIGLGEDGPTHQPIEQLTSLRTTPNLNTWRPCDAVETAASWDAAVKRHSGPTALVLSRQNLPHQPRTKAQLAAIQRGGYVLKDCDGTPELILIATGSEVALAMEAAAELAQQGKAVRVVSMPSTYRYNGQDADYRESVLPKAVTKRIAIEASHADYWYKYVGLEGRVIGMTTYGESAPADALFKHFGFTVDNIVKQANELLG from the coding sequence ATGCCGTCCCGTTTTGAGCTGGCCAATGCCATTCGCGCCCTTTCCATGGATGCCGTTCAGAAGGCCAAATCTGGTCACCCTGGCGCCCCCATGGGTATGGCTGATATCGCCGAGGTGCTGTGGAATGACTACCTCAAGCACAACCCCGAAGACCCGAAGTGGGTCGACCGTGACCGGTTCGTGCTGTCCAATGGTCATGGCTCCATGTTGCTCTACTCATTGCTGCACTTAAGCGGCTACGAGCTAAGCCTGGAACAGCTACAAAACTTCCGGCAGTTGCACTCGTCCACCGCAGGCCACCCAGAGTTCGGTTATGCACCGGGCATCGAAACGACTACCGGCCCACTAGGCCAAGGATTTGCCAACGCCGTCGGCTTTGCAATTGCCGAAAAAACCCTGGCAGCTCAGTTTAACCGCCCAGGCCATGCCATCGTTGACCACCACACTTGGTGTTTCTTAGGCGACGGCTGCTTGATGGAAGGTATCTCCCATGAAGCCGCGTCACTGGCTGGCACTCAGCAGCTAGGTAAACTGATAGCTCTGTATGACGATAACGGTATTTCCATTGATGGCGAAGTCGAAGGCTGGTTTACCGACGACACCGCCAAGCGCTTTGAAGCCTATGGCTGGCACGTGGTGCCCAATGTTGATGGCCACAAACCTGAAGAGATTAAGGCCGCTATTGAGCTCGCCAAGAGCCATGACGACAAGCCTAGCCTGATTATCTGCAAAACCATTATTGGTTTTGGTGCCCCGAACAAACAGGGCAAAGAAGAAGCCCATGGGGCACCACTAGGTGATGAAGAAGTGGCGCTGGCCCGCAAGCAGCTTGGCTGGGAACACGCACCGTTCCATATTCCAGAGTCAATTTACTCCAAGTGGGATGCCCGCAACGCAGGCAAGACTCGCCAACAGGAGTGGGAAGCTCGCTTTGCACGCTATACCGAGGCCTTCCCTACGGAAGCTCGCGAGTTTAAGCGCCGCATGAAAGCACAGCTGCCAAACGATCTGACGACAGAAGCACTGATCGAGCAAGCTCAAGAAAAAGGTGAGAGCATTGCCACCCGCAAAGCCTCATTTGAAGCGCTGAATGTAATTGGTCCACAGATGCCCGAGCTGCTTGGCGGCAGCGCTGATCTTGCACCGTCTAACCTGACGTTCTGGAAAGGTGCTAAAGCAATTACCCCAGAAGATGCTAGTGGCAACTACCTACACTACGGGGTGCGTGAGTTTGGCATGGGTGCGGTAATGAACGGTATCGCCTTGCACGGCGGCTTCATTCCTTATGGCGCCACCTTCCTGATCTTTATGGAGTACATGCGTAACGCCGTACGTATGGCAGCGTTGATGGGGCAACAAGCTATCTACGTGTTCACTCATGACTCTATCGGGCTCGGCGAAGATGGCCCGACCCACCAGCCGATTGAACAGCTCACCAGCCTGCGCACCACGCCTAACCTGAATACCTGGCGCCCATGCGATGCAGTAGAAACCGCCGCCTCTTGGGATGCTGCCGTTAAACGCCACTCAGGCCCCACTGCGCTGGTGCTATCACGTCAAAACCTGCCACATCAGCCGCGCACAAAAGCACAGCTGGCAGCCATACAGCGCGGTGGTTATGTGCTGAAGGATTGCGACGGTACCCCAGAGCTTATTTTGATTGCTACCGGCTCTGAAGTGGCACTGGCTATGGAGGCGGCGGCTGAGCTTGCTCAGCAAGGAAAAGCAGTACGCGTTGTTTCTATGCCGTCAACCTACCGCTACAACGGCCAAGATGCCGATTACCGCGAAAGCGTACTGCCGAAAGCGGTCACCAAGCGTATCGCCATTGAGGCTAGCCACGCAGATTACTGGTACAAGTACGTAGGCTTGGAAGGCCGTGTGATTGGCATGACCACCTACGGTGAGTCAGCACCAGCGGATGCGCTGTTTAAGCACTTCGGATTTACTGTTGATAATATCGTCAAGCAGGCTAATGAGCTACTCGGTTAG
- a CDS encoding type I glyceraldehyde-3-phosphate dehydrogenase, whose amino-acid sequence MANSTPRYRIAINGYGRIGQCVLRALVERNHPELEVVAINELSDLATITYLTRYDTTHGRFPGEVENDGEALLIDGQRIQVLCERDPQALPWAALDIDLVLECSGSFKDRPTAEQHLAAGAKRLLFSQPAESDVDATIVWGINEHELALSQSILSAASCTTNCLVPLLTVLDEALGLEHGVTTTIHSAMNDQPVIDAYHQTDLRLTRSAMQSIVPVDTGLAVGISRLMPSLAGRFECLHVRVPTINVSAMDVALTVRHDTSAEQVNALLRTASEQRLAGVLGYTEAPMASIDFNHDPRSGILDATQTRVAGTRLIKLLCWFDNEWGFANRMLDISQRLASLQAGSAS is encoded by the coding sequence ATGGCCAACTCGACACCCAGATATCGTATTGCCATCAATGGTTATGGGCGCATTGGCCAATGTGTGCTTAGAGCATTGGTTGAACGCAACCACCCTGAGCTTGAAGTGGTCGCCATTAATGAGCTCTCCGATCTCGCGACCATTACCTACCTAACCCGTTACGACACCACCCATGGCCGCTTTCCAGGCGAGGTGGAGAATGACGGTGAAGCCCTACTGATCGATGGTCAGCGTATCCAGGTACTGTGCGAGCGTGACCCTCAGGCACTGCCCTGGGCAGCACTGGATATCGACTTAGTACTCGAGTGTTCGGGCAGCTTTAAAGACCGCCCCACCGCCGAGCAGCACTTAGCTGCCGGCGCTAAGCGACTGTTGTTTTCACAGCCTGCCGAAAGTGATGTAGACGCGACTATTGTCTGGGGCATTAACGAGCACGAGCTTGCACTTTCCCAGAGTATTCTCTCAGCAGCGTCCTGCACGACTAACTGTCTAGTACCGCTGCTTACCGTATTGGATGAAGCCCTTGGACTTGAGCATGGCGTGACTACCACTATCCACTCGGCCATGAACGACCAGCCGGTGATTGATGCCTACCATCAAACTGACCTGCGCCTAACTCGTTCAGCCATGCAGTCGATAGTGCCAGTGGACACCGGTCTCGCGGTGGGCATTAGCCGCCTGATGCCCAGCCTAGCCGGGCGTTTTGAGTGTCTGCATGTGCGTGTGCCAACCATCAATGTTTCCGCTATGGACGTCGCGTTAACCGTGCGCCACGACACCAGCGCCGAGCAAGTCAACGCCCTGCTACGTACCGCAAGCGAGCAGCGCCTAGCCGGTGTACTTGGCTATACTGAAGCTCCCATGGCATCAATTGATTTTAATCACGACCCACGCTCTGGCATCCTAGACGCCACACAAACACGGGTCGCAGGCACGCGCCTGATCAAACTACTGTGCTGGTTTGACAACGAATGGGGGTTTGCCAACCGCATGCTGGATATCAGCCAGCGGTTGGCCTCTCTCCAAGCAGGTAGCGCTAGCTAG